Sequence from the bacterium genome:
TTGTTCCTGCAAACGACATCTCCGGCTTTATTGGGAACGGTCACTTTATGCGAGACGGATTACATGCAATTAGTGAGGTGAAGCGATTAAAGGATGAATATTCGCTGGCAGGTGCAATCTACATTATGAACCGTATCAGTCAGGATTTTCTAATTAGACCAATGGGTATATTTCAACTCATTGACTATGTTGGAGTAGATGTATTTAAGTGCATTTTGAAGGTTATGAGAAAGCATCTTGAGGACAACACACTCCAAAGTAACCTCATTGACCTATTAGTAAGTAGAAATATATTAGGTGGCCAAAAGGCGGATGGCTCACAGAAGGATGGGTTTCTGAAATATGACAAGAATAGACCAGTTGCAGTGTATGACCCAGAAAAACAGCAGTATGTTCCTATTGAGGGTAACTTGAAACAGCAATTAGATTCTAAAATTGGTGACTTACCCAATGGGTTTAGCCCGTGGAGGAAACTCCTTGCAGACCCTGCTAAGGAGAATAAGTTCTCAGTTTACTTTAATAACCTAAAAGCCTCAAATACCTTTGGGGCAGAGCTTGCAAGGGCTTACCTTACTCGGACAAAAGAGATAGCAAAGAAGCTGGTTAAAGATAGGGTTGCCAATTCGGATGCTGATGTCAACGCTGTGTTAACTAATGGTTTCTATTGGCTTTATGGACCTATTAATAATTATATCTGAGAAAGTGAATACTGTGTGAGATCATCAACCGGCGATT
This genomic interval carries:
- a CDS encoding 3-hydroxyacyl-CoA dehydrogenase family protein gives rise to the protein MTLDDRLENVSIIGAAGKMGSGITVLIAQEMAKLKLKTENRDKVYRLNLIDVNERALDGLQDYIGSQVTKAAERAIVSLRALYSDRSDLVENSEIIDAFVTDTFKVIRTGTDLGIAKNSKIVFEAIVEDEDVKIKVLKELNKMCSKDTLYFTNTSSIPIGFLDDKAKLDGRIIGYHFYNPPIVQRLVEVITAKSTCKELKEIGAELGKRLGKKLVPANDISGFIGNGHFMRDGLHAISEVKRLKDEYSLAGAIYIMNRISQDFLIRPMGIFQLIDYVGVDVFKCILKVMRKHLEDNTLQSNLIDLLVSRNILGGQKADGSQKDGFLKYDKNRPVAVYDPEKQQYVPIEGNLKQQLDSKIGDLPNGFSPWRKLLADPAKENKFSVYFNNLKASNTFGAELARAYLTRTKEIAKKLVKDRVANSDADVNAVLTNGFYWLYGPINNYI